A region of Elusimicrobiota bacterium DNA encodes the following proteins:
- a CDS encoding superoxide dismutase produces the protein MPHVLPPLPYLKTALIPHLSEETLEFHYGKHHQSYVDNLNRLVAGTPYEKQTLEEIIRKTSSGPVFNNAAQIWNHTFYWRSLSPTGGGEPSGPLAEALKKKFGSIEAFKEIFSKDAVGQFGSGWAWLVKTPDGGVDVETMPNAGTPLSEGKTPLLTCDVWEHAYYIDYRNARAKYVDAFWRLANWDFAAANFKA, from the coding sequence ATGCCCCATGTTCTACCGCCCTTGCCTTACCTGAAAACCGCCCTCATTCCTCACCTTTCGGAAGAGACCCTCGAGTTTCACTACGGCAAACATCACCAATCTTACGTGGACAACCTCAATCGCCTCGTTGCCGGAACCCCTTATGAAAAGCAAACTCTTGAGGAGATCATCCGAAAAACCTCCTCGGGTCCCGTTTTTAATAACGCGGCTCAAATCTGGAACCACACCTTTTATTGGCGTTCTTTAAGTCCCACCGGGGGGGGGGAACCGTCGGGGCCTCTCGCGGAGGCGCTCAAAAAGAAATTCGGTTCCATAGAGGCTTTCAAGGAAATCTTCAGCAAGGACGCCGTCGGACAGTTCGGATCGGGATGGGCCTGGCTCGTTAAAACGCCCGATGGAGGGGTGGACGTGGAAACGATGCCTAACGCCGGGACGCCTTTGTCGGAAGGGAAAACGCCGCTTTTAACGTGCGACGTCTGGGAACACGCCTATTACATCGATTATCGGAACGCCCGCGCCAAATACGTGGACGCTTTTTGGCGCCTGGCCAACTGGGATTTCGCGGCGGCGAATTTCAAGGCCTAG
- the recF gene encoding DNA replication and repair protein RecF (All proteins in this family for which functions are known are DNA-binding proteins that assist the filamentation of RecA onto DNA for the initiation of recombination or recombinational repair.), protein MHLVSLSLRQFRNFSRLDLEPANGVNVFIGSNGAGKSNILEGIAVLAAGQSHRGAEARHWLQEGKDEAALTARVEGEESLALELRQKRGRVRQFRVNNRPILRHRDWAGQVPLVSFSPEEMDLVKGEPAVRRRAVNAVLAQVDGDYAEALGRYTKLLEERNAALRRIRDGLAKAGSLEPWDLSLLKEGARLTVSRHKFLAEFAPRVQRRQSELSGGRDRGAAVYRPSFHLPAEEIEAVEEANRRRLADLREGEIALGSTLIGPHRDEIEFRLDDDLAKTRASQGQARTLALSWKWEERLFLKERVGRVPISLLDDVFSELDPARRGQLTELLFSGGQCFLTLTDFSVWGDFASSSGARVFEVAAGSVRGRPVPLVEQMAERRA, encoded by the coding sequence GTGCATCTGGTTTCCCTCAGTCTTCGCCAGTTCCGGAATTTTTCCCGTCTGGACCTGGAACCCGCGAACGGGGTCAACGTGTTTATCGGCTCTAACGGGGCGGGCAAGTCGAACATTTTGGAAGGGATCGCCGTTTTAGCGGCCGGCCAAAGCCATCGGGGGGCCGAAGCCCGCCATTGGCTCCAGGAAGGAAAAGACGAAGCCGCTCTCACCGCGCGGGTGGAAGGCGAAGAGTCTTTGGCCCTGGAACTCCGCCAAAAACGCGGTCGCGTCCGCCAGTTTCGCGTGAACAACCGCCCAATCCTGCGTCATCGGGACTGGGCGGGGCAAGTTCCCCTCGTGTCTTTTTCCCCGGAAGAAATGGATTTGGTCAAGGGCGAGCCGGCCGTGCGCCGCCGGGCCGTCAACGCGGTCCTCGCCCAGGTGGACGGCGATTACGCCGAGGCTCTGGGTCGTTACACGAAGCTCCTGGAAGAGCGGAACGCCGCCCTGCGGCGGATTCGGGACGGGCTGGCCAAGGCCGGGAGTTTGGAGCCCTGGGACCTCTCGCTCTTAAAAGAGGGGGCCCGGCTCACCGTGTCCCGGCACAAGTTCCTAGCGGAATTCGCTCCCCGGGTCCAGCGGCGGCAATCGGAACTCTCCGGCGGGCGGGACCGCGGGGCGGCGGTGTACCGTCCTTCCTTCCACCTCCCGGCCGAAGAAATCGAAGCTGTGGAGGAAGCCAACCGGCGGCGCTTGGCGGACCTTCGCGAGGGAGAAATCGCCCTGGGCTCGACCTTGATCGGGCCCCACCGGGACGAGATTGAATTCCGGTTGGACGACGACCTTGCCAAAACACGGGCCTCCCAGGGCCAGGCGCGAACCCTGGCCCTCTCTTGGAAATGGGAAGAAAGGCTTTTCTTAAAAGAACGGGTCGGGCGGGTCCCGATCTCGCTCCTGGACGATGTGTTCTCGGAATTGGACCCCGCCCGGCGCGGCCAATTGACGGAGCTTCTGTTCTCCGGGGGGCAATGCTTTCTCACTTTGACGGACTTCTCCGTTTGGGGAGACTTTGCCTCTTCCTCCGGCGCGCGGGTCTTTGAGGTGGCGGCCGGATCCGTCCGGGGCCGCCCGGTCCCGTTGGTGGAACAAATGGCGGAGCGGCGGGCGTGA
- the gyrB gene encoding DNA topoisomerase (ATP-hydrolyzing) subunit B, translated as MKTKPKKQAPPPRASRAAKNDRTSRRKSVPTELTEKPAKNAYDSSSIQVLEGLEAVRHRPAMYIGDTGPHGFHQLVYEAVDNSIDEVLAGHAKSVDVTIHEDNSVTVLDDGRGIPVEPKHDIKDPKLKGKSALEIVMTVLHAGGKFEQNAYKYSGGLHGVGISCVNALSDRMKVEVYRDGKVYAQSYRRGKPEQDVKITGKTEDRGTRVTFHPDAEIFGDLKYSFDTLMGRLRELAFLNPGARITLLDERDDKQHAFHYEGGIVEFVKFINAHKNPLHKDPISIKKEQDNILVEAALQYNDSYNEQVYSFVNNINTHDGGTHLSGFRSALTRVMNDYIKKHDLLKGKDFTITGEDAREGSTGVISIKMASTHLQFAGNTKGRLSNSEVEGVVKSVVGDALTTFFEENPATAKSICEKTILSAEAREAARKARELTRRKGALDSASLPGKLADCQERDPAKCEIYIVEGDSAGGSAKQGRDRKFQAILPLKGKILNVEKSRLSKMLVNDEIRTLITALGCGVGQAEGEEGMNLAKLRYHKVIIMTDADVDGAHIRTLLLTFFFRQMTPMIEKGYVYIAQPPLYKVKKGKKEMYVDTEEKMDEWLLAEGLDSAEVLNLSKGKTGTAVDAAKLKGAFKAIAELESLRKRLHKKGVEWGDYLSFRKKEEFPIYRVQEEAGPRYLYTEKDVKLWREEFIETRKAKLQKELAASGEAGTGSAGSEEEDLGAFMKELLELKKVNLLADKLQDVGFDVTLEQPLQPEDDKRKPLYRVSINGEEKEVLSIAELLEAIKDAGRKGATIQRYKGLGEMNPQQLWETTMDPVNRKFLQVKLEPNSSEADDIFTVLMGDKVEPRRQFIEAHAAEVQNLDV; from the coding sequence ATGAAAACAAAACCGAAGAAACAGGCGCCCCCCCCGCGCGCAAGTCGCGCGGCCAAGAACGATAGGACTTCCAGGAGGAAATCCGTGCCCACAGAATTGACTGAGAAACCCGCCAAGAACGCCTACGACTCATCCTCCATCCAGGTGCTGGAGGGCTTGGAGGCCGTGCGCCATCGGCCCGCCATGTACATCGGCGACACGGGACCCCACGGTTTCCACCAGCTGGTGTACGAAGCGGTGGACAATTCCATCGACGAAGTTTTAGCCGGCCATGCCAAATCGGTGGATGTCACGATCCACGAAGACAATTCCGTCACCGTTTTGGACGACGGCCGCGGCATTCCCGTGGAGCCCAAGCACGATATCAAGGATCCTAAGCTCAAAGGGAAATCCGCCCTGGAAATCGTCATGACGGTGCTTCACGCCGGCGGCAAGTTCGAACAAAACGCCTATAAATATTCCGGCGGCCTGCACGGCGTCGGGATCTCCTGCGTGAACGCCCTTTCCGACCGGATGAAGGTAGAAGTCTATCGCGACGGCAAGGTCTACGCCCAAAGTTACCGGCGTGGGAAACCCGAGCAGGACGTTAAAATCACGGGCAAAACGGAAGACCGCGGTACCCGCGTGACCTTCCACCCCGATGCGGAGATCTTCGGGGACCTGAAGTATTCGTTCGATACGCTGATGGGGCGCCTCCGGGAGCTGGCGTTTTTAAACCCCGGCGCCCGCATCACCCTCCTGGACGAACGGGACGACAAGCAACATGCGTTCCACTACGAGGGCGGCATCGTGGAGTTCGTCAAGTTCATCAACGCCCACAAAAACCCCCTCCACAAGGACCCCATTTCGATCAAGAAGGAGCAGGACAACATTCTCGTGGAAGCGGCCCTCCAATACAACGACAGCTACAACGAGCAGGTGTATTCCTTCGTCAACAACATCAACACCCACGACGGGGGCACCCACCTCTCGGGGTTCCGCTCGGCGCTCACCCGCGTCATGAACGATTACATCAAGAAGCACGACCTTTTAAAAGGGAAGGATTTCACCATCACCGGCGAGGACGCCCGGGAGGGATCCACGGGGGTCATCTCCATCAAGATGGCCAGCACGCACCTTCAGTTCGCAGGGAACACCAAGGGTCGGTTGAGCAATTCCGAAGTGGAAGGCGTGGTCAAATCCGTTGTGGGCGACGCGCTCACGACCTTTTTTGAAGAGAACCCGGCCACGGCCAAAAGCATTTGCGAAAAAACCATCCTCTCGGCGGAAGCCCGGGAGGCGGCGCGGAAGGCCCGGGAACTGACCCGCCGGAAAGGCGCCCTCGATTCGGCGTCGCTCCCCGGGAAACTGGCCGACTGCCAAGAACGGGATCCCGCCAAATGCGAAATCTACATCGTCGAAGGCGATTCCGCGGGCGGGAGCGCGAAACAGGGGCGGGACCGTAAATTTCAAGCCATTCTGCCTTTGAAAGGGAAAATTCTGAACGTGGAAAAGTCCCGCTTGTCGAAGATGCTGGTCAATGACGAGATCCGGACCCTGATCACCGCTCTGGGATGCGGCGTGGGCCAGGCGGAGGGCGAGGAAGGCATGAACCTGGCCAAACTTCGTTATCACAAGGTCATCATTATGACCGACGCCGATGTGGACGGCGCGCATATTCGAACGTTGTTGCTGACTTTCTTCTTCCGGCAGATGACGCCCATGATCGAGAAAGGCTATGTCTACATCGCCCAACCGCCGCTCTACAAGGTGAAGAAAGGCAAGAAAGAAATGTATGTGGACACCGAGGAGAAAATGGACGAGTGGCTTCTGGCGGAAGGTCTGGATTCGGCGGAAGTGTTGAACCTTTCCAAGGGAAAAACGGGGACGGCGGTGGACGCGGCCAAGCTGAAAGGAGCTTTCAAGGCCATCGCCGAGCTGGAATCCCTGCGGAAGCGGCTTCACAAAAAAGGGGTGGAATGGGGGGACTACCTCTCGTTCCGAAAAAAGGAAGAGTTTCCCATTTACCGGGTGCAAGAGGAGGCGGGGCCCCGTTACCTTTACACGGAAAAAGACGTCAAGCTCTGGCGGGAAGAGTTCATTGAAACCCGGAAAGCCAAATTACAGAAAGAACTGGCGGCGTCCGGGGAGGCCGGAACCGGGTCCGCCGGGTCGGAGGAGGAAGATCTGGGCGCGTTCATGAAAGAACTTTTGGAACTCAAGAAAGTGAACCTCCTGGCCGACAAGCTTCAAGACGTGGGGTTCGACGTGACCCTGGAACAGCCGCTTCAGCCCGAGGACGACAAGCGCAAGCCTCTCTACCGCGTGTCCATCAACGGGGAAGAAAAAGAGGTCCTCTCCATCGCGGAACTTTTGGAGGCCATCAAGGACGCGGGCCGCAAAGGGGCCACCATCCAACGCTATAAAGGGTTGGGCGAAATGAACCCGCAACAGTTGTGGGAGACCACCATGGACCCCGTGAACCGGAAATTCCTCCAGGTGAAACTCGAACCCAACAGTTCCGAAGCCGACGACATTTTCACCGTCCTCATGGGCGACAAAGTCGAGCCCCGCCGCCAGTTCATCGAAGCCCACGCCGCGGAAGTCCAGAACCTGGACGTGTAA
- the dnaA gene encoding chromosomal replication initiator protein DnaA translates to MGGPASNVAGAKPVLLRMGQKNCQKDIEEALKGLLGREAALCFEAAQEIEPILKEEEARVDPIPAPKTESHFTDEQFNPKYTFESFVVGPSNRFAQAAGMAVAKDPGKAYNPVFLYGGVGLGKTHILHAIGHAIRQNRPGARVLYVTSERFINEFIDGLRFDKMKDFRSKYRNLDCLLIDDIQSLTGKENSMEEFYYTFNSLYDSRKQIIISSDRTPGETKVSARLVSRFEWGVVADIQPPDLETRIAILRKKAASENIFVPDDVILYIASQIRSNIRELEGSLIRIVAFSSLTGTPLTIDSARETLKDIVSAADSSRPVRIEDIQEVVAAHFNLDLRDMKSKRRTDAIAFPRQIAMYIARTLTECSTTEIGDAFGGKDHTTVMHACTKIKGKMTSDPYFTALVNKISQQIKNHIALGDVRPSR, encoded by the coding sequence ATGGGAGGACCAGCTTCTAACGTTGCAGGTGCCAAACCGGTTCTTCTCCGAATGGGTCAAAAAAACTGCCAGAAAGACATTGAAGAGGCCTTGAAGGGCCTCCTTGGCCGAGAAGCGGCCCTCTGCTTTGAAGCCGCCCAAGAGATCGAACCGATCTTAAAAGAAGAAGAGGCTCGGGTGGACCCGATCCCGGCGCCCAAAACCGAAAGCCATTTCACGGACGAACAGTTCAACCCCAAATACACTTTTGAAAGTTTTGTCGTGGGTCCCTCCAACCGTTTCGCCCAGGCGGCGGGAATGGCGGTGGCCAAAGATCCCGGCAAAGCTTACAATCCGGTCTTCCTCTACGGAGGCGTGGGGCTCGGAAAAACCCATATTTTGCACGCCATTGGCCACGCCATCCGCCAAAATCGGCCGGGCGCGCGCGTTCTTTATGTCACGTCCGAACGATTTATCAACGAGTTCATTGATGGCCTGCGGTTCGATAAGATGAAGGATTTCCGCAGCAAGTATCGGAACCTCGACTGCCTGCTGATTGACGACATCCAGTCCCTGACCGGAAAAGAAAATTCCATGGAGGAGTTTTACTATACCTTCAACTCCCTCTACGATTCCCGCAAGCAAATCATCATTTCTTCGGATCGCACGCCGGGCGAAACCAAGGTCAGCGCGCGCCTCGTGTCCCGCTTTGAGTGGGGGGTGGTGGCCGACATCCAACCGCCGGACCTGGAAACCCGCATCGCCATTTTAAGGAAAAAAGCCGCTTCTGAAAATATCTTCGTTCCGGACGACGTCATTCTCTACATCGCCAGCCAAATTCGTTCCAATATCCGCGAACTGGAAGGGAGCCTGATCCGAATCGTCGCCTTTAGCTCTCTCACCGGCACCCCCCTCACCATCGATTCCGCCCGGGAGACACTGAAAGACATCGTCTCCGCCGCCGATTCCTCCCGTCCCGTCCGAATCGAAGACATCCAGGAAGTTGTGGCCGCCCATTTCAATCTGGACCTGCGAGATATGAAATCAAAACGCCGGACAGACGCCATCGCCTTTCCCCGCCAGATCGCCATGTACATCGCTCGAACCCTGACTGAATGTTCCACCACGGAAATCGGCGACGCCTTCGGCGGAAAAGACCACACCACCGTGATGCACGCCTGCACGAAGATCAAAGGCAAAATGACCTCGGACCCTTACTTCACCGCCCTCGTTAACAAAATCTCCCAACAAATCAAAAACCACATCGCTTTAGGCGATGTTCGTCCATCCCGTTAA
- the dnaN gene encoding DNA polymerase III subunit beta → MEIHCQKEELLKGVQLVQNAISPRSTLPVLANILVEATAEGLRLSSTDLEVGIRCHVKADVKSGGVTTVPARTLGEFLRTLDDGRDLTLKMSDNQKMEIRSGRDRCVLACLPKDDYPVLPEFSLEKAISLNQVVLREMIRKTAFSVSTDETRYVLNGVNFMIEKGKITLVATDGRRLAFIQRDLSDAKAAVGAIIPTKAINELARILSNEEKGADVQMGLTENQVTFQYRDIIIISRLIEGNFPNFDQVIPKNHDIQLRMKTRQILQATQRAAVGTMERGGSVRFSLAPGRLQISASAQGRIEVESEIEVSYKGDPFAIAFNPAYMVDVFKALETDEVLLELSTPLNPGVIRPVGDENYKYVVMPMQVS, encoded by the coding sequence ATGGAAATTCATTGCCAAAAAGAAGAACTCCTTAAAGGAGTGCAACTGGTTCAAAACGCCATCTCTCCCCGGAGCACTCTCCCCGTCTTGGCCAATATTCTCGTGGAAGCCACGGCGGAAGGTCTCCGCCTTTCCTCCACCGACCTGGAAGTCGGAATCCGTTGCCATGTCAAAGCCGACGTCAAATCCGGAGGCGTGACCACAGTCCCGGCCCGCACCTTAGGCGAATTCCTCCGCACCTTGGACGACGGCCGGGATTTGACCCTGAAAATGTCGGATAACCAAAAAATGGAAATCCGATCGGGACGGGATCGCTGTGTTTTGGCGTGCCTTCCTAAAGACGATTACCCGGTTCTCCCGGAGTTCAGTTTAGAAAAGGCCATCTCCTTAAACCAAGTCGTCCTGCGCGAAATGATTCGAAAAACCGCTTTCTCTGTTTCGACGGACGAGACCCGTTACGTTCTCAACGGCGTCAACTTCATGATCGAAAAAGGCAAAATCACCCTCGTCGCCACCGACGGTCGGCGTTTGGCTTTCATCCAACGGGATTTGTCGGACGCCAAAGCCGCTGTGGGCGCTATCATTCCCACCAAAGCCATCAACGAACTCGCTCGGATCCTCTCCAACGAAGAAAAGGGCGCCGACGTCCAGATGGGGTTGACGGAGAACCAGGTCACTTTCCAATACCGCGACATCATCATCATCTCCCGCCTCATCGAGGGAAATTTCCCCAACTTCGACCAGGTGATTCCTAAAAATCATGACATTCAATTGCGAATGAAAACCCGCCAAATCCTCCAAGCCACCCAACGGGCCGCTGTGGGCACCATGGAACGAGGCGGGTCCGTGCGCTTTAGTTTGGCTCCCGGACGCCTGCAGATCTCCGCCTCCGCCCAAGGGCGCATCGAGGTCGAATCGGAAATTGAGGTCAGCTACAAAGGCGACCCCTTCGCCATCGCCTTTAACCCCGCCTACATGGTGGACGTTTTTAAAGCCTTGGAAACAGACGAGGTTTTGTTGGAACTCTCCACGCCGTTAAATCCCGGCGTGATCCGCCCCGTGGGCGACGAGAATTACAAGTACGTGGTCATGCCCATGCAGGTGAGCTAG
- the gyrA gene encoding DNA gyrase subunit A, translating into MAETKEQGDLLDRVLPRNIEEEMKTSYINYAMSVIVGRALPDVRDGLKPVHRRILYTMDEMGLAHNKPYKKSARVVGDVMGKYHPHGDSAIYDAVVRMVQDFSLRHPLVDGQGNFGSVDADPPAAMRYTEVRLDAIAQEMLGDIDKNTVDFGPNYDGSLTEPLVLPAKLPNLLVNGSSGIAVGMATNIPPHNLIEVCDGVMAYIANEDITNAELFKIIKGPDFPTAGIITGREGIKSYFETGRGSITTRARTEIEDIKGGKQAIIINELPYQVNKAQLLETIADLVRDKKVEGISDIRDESDRDGIRVVIELKRDANAQVVLNQLFKFTQMETSFGVIMLALVNNKPRVLAMREMLKYYVEHRRDVVVRRTKYELKRAEDRAHILEGLRIAIDHLDKVIKTIRESKNVEMARAALMEKFDLSRIQAQAILDMRLHQLTALERKALEDEYLELIKTIARLKALLADAKKILGVIVEELKEIKEKYGNKRRTQITAATQEMELEDLIPQEDVVVTFSHSGYVKRLPADTYRAQKRGGRGVTGMTTKEEDFVEQLFVTDTHAHLLLFTTRGRAYGVRVYEIPEANRASRGKAVVNLVALNPDEKVTSAIPIGSFDPEKTKDMGLVLCTRNGQIKRTALAEFDAIRKSGIIAIGLDEGDILVDAKLAKDKCEVLIGTKTGMCIRFPQDEVRLMGRGAGGVRGIRLEKGDQVVGMEVTAPGRNETLVTACEFGFGKRTELSEYRDTSRGGKGVITIKTTDRNGPVIGIKLVMEGDDLMLMTEKGMAVRVHTKDLSVIGRNTQGYRLVRMEEGDKLAILAPVVADEESSAPAETK; encoded by the coding sequence ATGGCTGAAACCAAAGAACAAGGCGATTTGCTGGACCGCGTGCTTCCTCGAAACATCGAGGAGGAAATGAAAACGTCCTATATCAACTACGCCATGAGCGTGATCGTGGGACGCGCCCTGCCAGACGTGCGGGACGGTTTGAAACCCGTTCATCGCCGCATCCTCTACACCATGGACGAAATGGGGCTGGCGCACAACAAGCCCTACAAGAAAAGCGCCCGCGTGGTCGGCGACGTCATGGGCAAATACCATCCCCACGGCGACAGCGCGATTTACGATGCCGTGGTCCGCATGGTCCAGGATTTCTCGCTCCGCCACCCGCTGGTGGACGGCCAGGGAAACTTCGGCTCCGTCGACGCGGACCCGCCCGCGGCCATGCGATACACCGAGGTCCGCCTGGACGCCATCGCCCAGGAAATGCTGGGAGACATCGATAAAAACACCGTGGACTTCGGTCCGAACTACGACGGGTCCTTGACCGAGCCCCTGGTCCTTCCGGCCAAACTCCCCAACCTTCTGGTGAACGGATCTTCCGGCATTGCCGTCGGCATGGCCACCAACATCCCGCCCCACAACCTGATCGAAGTGTGCGACGGGGTCATGGCCTACATCGCCAACGAAGACATCACCAATGCGGAACTTTTTAAGATCATCAAGGGCCCTGATTTTCCCACCGCCGGCATCATCACCGGCCGGGAAGGCATCAAAAGCTATTTTGAAACCGGCCGTGGTTCCATCACGACCCGGGCCCGCACGGAGATCGAGGACATCAAGGGCGGCAAACAGGCCATCATCATCAACGAATTGCCCTACCAAGTGAACAAAGCCCAACTGCTCGAAACCATCGCCGACCTGGTGCGGGACAAAAAGGTGGAAGGCATCTCGGACATCCGGGACGAGTCCGACCGGGACGGGATCCGGGTGGTGATCGAATTGAAACGGGACGCCAACGCCCAGGTGGTGTTAAACCAGCTGTTTAAGTTCACCCAGATGGAGACGTCCTTCGGCGTCATCATGTTGGCGCTGGTCAACAACAAACCCCGCGTGCTCGCCATGCGGGAGATGTTGAAATACTATGTCGAACACCGCCGCGACGTGGTGGTCCGGCGCACGAAGTACGAGCTGAAACGGGCCGAAGACCGCGCCCATATTTTGGAAGGTTTGCGCATCGCCATCGACCACCTGGACAAAGTCATCAAAACCATCCGAGAGTCCAAGAACGTTGAAATGGCCCGGGCCGCCCTCATGGAAAAGTTTGATCTCTCCAGGATTCAAGCCCAGGCCATCTTGGACATGCGTCTGCACCAATTAACCGCCTTGGAGCGGAAGGCCCTGGAAGACGAGTATCTGGAACTCATTAAGACCATCGCCCGTCTCAAGGCCCTTTTGGCGGACGCCAAAAAGATTCTCGGCGTCATCGTGGAGGAACTGAAGGAAATTAAAGAGAAATACGGCAACAAACGCCGCACCCAAATTACGGCCGCCACCCAGGAGATGGAGCTCGAAGATCTGATCCCTCAGGAAGATGTGGTGGTGACTTTCTCCCACTCGGGATACGTGAAGCGGCTCCCGGCCGACACCTACCGGGCCCAAAAACGCGGCGGGCGGGGCGTCACGGGGATGACTACGAAAGAAGAGGATTTCGTGGAACAGCTTTTCGTGACCGACACCCACGCCCACCTCCTTCTCTTTACCACGCGCGGTCGGGCGTACGGCGTTCGGGTCTACGAAATCCCGGAGGCGAACCGGGCCTCCCGCGGCAAGGCCGTGGTCAACCTGGTGGCCTTAAACCCCGATGAGAAAGTCACCTCCGCCATCCCCATCGGTTCTTTCGACCCCGAAAAAACAAAGGACATGGGGCTGGTTCTCTGCACCCGAAACGGCCAAATCAAACGCACGGCGCTGGCGGAATTCGACGCCATCCGCAAAAGCGGGATCATCGCCATCGGGTTGGACGAAGGGGACATCTTGGTGGACGCGAAACTGGCCAAAGACAAGTGCGAGGTCTTGATCGGGACCAAAACCGGCATGTGCATCCGGTTTCCCCAAGACGAGGTTCGGCTGATGGGCCGCGGGGCCGGCGGCGTGCGCGGAATTCGTTTGGAGAAAGGGGACCAGGTCGTGGGCATGGAAGTCACCGCCCCGGGACGGAACGAAACCCTCGTCACGGCCTGCGAATTCGGTTTTGGAAAACGCACTGAACTTTCGGAATACCGGGACACCAGCCGCGGCGGGAAAGGCGTCATCACCATCAAAACCACCGATCGCAACGGCCCCGTCATCGGGATCAAACTGGTCATGGAAGGGGACGATCTGATGCTCATGACCGAGAAAGGGATGGCGGTGCGCGTGCACACCAAAGACCTCTCCGTCATCGGGCGCAACACCCAGGGCTACCGCCTGGTCCGCATGGAGGAAGGCGACAAGCTCGCCATCCTGGCCCCCGTGGTGGCCGACGAGGAGTCCAGCGCGCCGGCGGAAACGAAGTAG
- a CDS encoding DUF721 domain-containing protein, which yields MIRPSSSQKKPKILVSARELLSGVLARTGYDPGHYALFELWDSLLGAEAQKARAVGVRDGRLYVEVDTPVRTHGLALRKRELIKKMNAAFGGTAPLSDIIFRPGTRSPSDDKHENKTEETGAPPARKSRGQER from the coding sequence GTGATCCGCCCGTCCTCCTCCCAAAAAAAACCCAAAATTCTTGTTTCCGCCCGGGAACTTCTGAGCGGGGTGTTGGCCCGCACCGGCTATGATCCGGGCCACTACGCCCTGTTTGAACTCTGGGACAGCCTTTTAGGAGCGGAAGCCCAGAAGGCCCGGGCGGTGGGCGTCCGGGACGGACGGCTTTACGTGGAGGTGGACACCCCCGTGCGAACGCACGGGCTGGCGCTTCGAAAACGGGAATTGATCAAAAAAATGAACGCCGCCTTTGGCGGAACAGCCCCTCTATCTGATATAATTTTCCGCCCAGGGACCCGGTCCCCTTCCGACGACAAACATGAAAACAAAACCGAAGAAACAGGCGCCCCCCCCGCGCGCAAGTCGCGCGGCCAAGAACGATAG